In Mixophyes fleayi isolate aMixFle1 chromosome 4, aMixFle1.hap1, whole genome shotgun sequence, the following proteins share a genomic window:
- the TMEM102 gene encoding transmembrane protein 102 — MTSSARPLTDLDFSSGSRIEEINKLLEELERRESSNLQGKDLFQSCVQAKDLIFSLIAQIHPLPYPNSLLFLAGGLCSGFLDVSPSDLGSSSPFISHSISYTLLVPIIRLPSTNLIAQSSPCHFRLPTSLWDPPHPELSPITPHITPHDVSLWFIPSLLSLVSSFSESFLHLSLEKAERWGNCVSILLSKPGSLVIRFDIVPVVEIQGRPPGFQYPDDWVGLPLTQEDSLFHLFPWGADGHWRVGFPGVELYIRRFLPQALSRVLRASMAVLGPILQEPGAPGPYVLWVTLLHAYERLPQGYLSQEDNAASCFLGLLEELSLSFLRGSCPNPFLPGCDLLLGCTRGPCLARRVSEVRAQPIGYLREVVREAKEVVKG; from the exons ATGACGTCATCTGCCCGACCTCTGACAGATCTGGATTTTTCTTCTGGATCTCGTATTGAAGAGATAAACAAACTTCTAGAGGAgctggagaggagagagagcagcaaTCTGCAGGGGAAGGACTTATTTCAGAGCTGTGTACAAGCAAAAGACCTCATCTTCTCACTGATAG CTCAGATCCACCCTCTACCATACCCCAACTCATTGCTTTTCCTGGCTGGAGGGTTATGCTCTGGTTTCCTTGATGTATCCCCCAGTGATTTAGGTTCTTCCTCCCCCTTTATTTCTCATTCCATCTCTTACACTCTGTTAGTCCCCATTATCCGCCTTCCTTCAACCAATCTCATTGCACAGTCTAGTCCATGCCACTTCCGCCTTCCTACATCCCTCTGGGATCCTCCACATCCTGAGCTGAGTCCCATCACACCCCACATCACCCCTCACGATGTATCTCTGTGGTTTATTCCTTCTCTTCTATCTTTGGTGTCAAGTTTTTCCGAATCGTTTCTCCATCTATCTCTGGAGAAAGCTGAGCGATGGGGTAACTGTGTCTCCATACTCCTCTCTAAACCCGGTAGTCTGGTCATTCGCTTTGACATTGTTCCTGTAGTGGAGATCCAGGGTAGGCCTCCTGGGTTCCAGTATCCAGATGACTGGGTAGGGTTACCCCTTACTCAAGAAGATAGTTTATTCCACCTCTTTCCATGGGGAGCTGATGGACATTGGCGAGTAGGTTTCCCAGGGGTGGAATTGTATATACGTAGGTTCTTGCCCCAGGCCCTATCACGGGTTTTGAGAGCCTCGATGGCTGTACTGGGGCCTATACTACAGGAACCTGGTGCTCCTGGACCCTATGTGCTATGGGTGACCCTCCTGCATGCCTACGAAAGGCTCCCACAGGGCTATCTAAGTCAAGAAGACAATGCCGCCTCGTGCTTTCTGGGGCTACTAGAGGAACTGTCACTATCGTTCCTCCGGGGCTCCTGTCCCAATCCGTTTCTTCCAGGGTGCGATCTATTGTTGGGCTGCACCCGGGGTCCCTGTCTCGCACGTCGGGTGTCAGAGGTCAGGGCGCAGCCAATAGGCTATTTACGTGAGGTAGTAAGAGAGGCCAAGGAAGTAGTGAAAGGCTGA